AACCCAGATAATCCAGCCGGGACTTGGTTTAGCGCTGATGACCTTAATCCTTTTGTGCAACGGTTACCTGAAAACTGCGCCCTCATACTTGATGAAGCATACATCGAATTTGCCCCGGAAGGTACCGCCTTCCCAATTGAAGATCTCGATCCACGGATCATGATCATGCGAACATTCTCGAAGGCCTATGGCATGGCGGGTGCAAGAGTGGGATACACAATCGCATCACCTGAAATCATAACCGCCTTCGACAAAGTTCGCCTACACTTCAATGTCAACCTGGTAGCTCAAGCGGGTGCGTTGGGTTCACTCCAGGATCCGGGATTTGTAACCAGTGTGGTGGAAGAAGTTGAGAGAGGCCGCAATGAGTATGAGGCACTTGCTCAAAGCCTGGGCATACCCACATTACCATCCGCAACCAATTTTGTAACGTTCGATTGCGAAAACCAACCCCGAGCTCAAACAATCCTCGATGCTCTGGCTCTGCAAGGCGTATTCATTCGCAAACCGGGAGCTCCCCCACTCGACCGTTGCATTCGTATTACGGTGGGATCACCTGAGGAACGTAAAATGTTTTCAGAGGTCTTACCGAGCGTGTTGGCTCAGGTCGACAATAGTTAAGGGTCTACCTTTGACTTCATTTAAAATTGCCAGGACCAACATCGGCGGATAAGGTTGATTTCGGTTTCATCCCCAAAATCCATGAAACAATCCATTATTCCCCATCCCCTCTCTAAATCCCTCTACCGTCCATGTTTAGTTACCTGTCTGCTCATTTCATTGAGTTTTATATCACTCGAAGCAGCAAATTTCGTTAGCGTAAAAGCGTGGGCTTCTGAAGAGTACCTCAAAGAAAGGTCGAGAAACCCAAATAGTCGAATCCAGAGCTATCAGTTCATGGAGGGGCGTCGCTACATGGGAAAATCCTTAGATGCTGGCGCTCAAGAAATGACCTTTGTCGAAATAGCTACAGACCTGGCCCAACATCTGGCAAAGCAGAATTTCTATCCCGATCCGGTACTGGGTGAGGGCGATCTTCTCCTCGTTGTGAACTATGGAGCGACAACCTTTGAAGATGATATGATGGAACTACTTGGAATCACAAGCGAAGAAAGCGTTTTGGGACAAGACGTGAGTCAGGTGGATGTTTCATCCGCATCTGCAGCAGACGTAACCGCTCTCTTCGACGCCATCGATACCATAGCAGGTACTTCAAGTCTGACCGATGGATTCAACTCAGGTAACAGCATGACGCGGAAGGAAAAAGCATGGATGCTGGGCATTGATGATATCTCCGAGAAGCCAGATCACCTGAACGCGAACTATGAGTCTGAACAGATGCTTCGCGAAGCCCGGTATTTCGTAGTTGTATTGGCCTACGATTATCAACTGCTCACAAAGACGGGTGAGAAAAAGCTGCTCTGGTCCACGCGCTACAATATTCGTTCCGCTGGTCAATCCTATCAGGCCGCCATCAAAGATATGAATCTGGTTGCAGGTGACTTCTTCGGTAAGAATTTCAAAAAGCTAACCCGCAAGCGTCTAGACGATAACTCGCGAGTAGAAATGGGTGAGATCGAAGTGATCCAAGAAGAAACGTCAGACGTTCAACCGAACTAGATCAGCCTGAATATAGTGATCATTCGTGGCCGTTGCCAGGCCTTCTCCCTTGAGTCGTGAACCAAGGTTGCTACTCACTTGTAGCCACAGTGGAGACACTGTGGACCGTATGTTTCCTGAGCAGAACGCTTGGTGATTAGGCTCTAACTAACTGTAGGCACGTTCGTGTGATAGTGGATACCCTTTGCCGAATGGTCCACGCTGTATTCAGCGTCGCTACTCATTCAGTCTGAATAAATCGACCACTCATCACGCATTGGTCGCTTCAACAGGCTGTTGCCCAACTCATTGTTGGTAAACTTTTCTGCAACAGGATCAAAAGCCAGGTCTGTACCCATTTGCTCAGCGGCGATGGCTCCCATGTGACAACAAGTGGCAGAACGATGTGCTACCTCCACCGGTGCAGCAGTTGCGTGACGGCTTTTTACAGAATCGATGAAGTTCCGATGGTGATTTGTGGAAACGTAGAGGCGCTTGTCGCTGTTTTGAATCCGGGTAGTGCGTAAATTCTCCGGGCAAGTCTTAAAAACTTTGTCCTGAGTAAACACCCAACCGTCGGTACCTATAAGTTTAATGCCGAGTTTCTCAGGATCATCCGTAGAGAACATCGTCATCTTCACACCATTCTTGTAGAGGTATTCAATTCTGAATGATTCAGGAGCATCGTAGATACCTTTATATCTCCTGCCCACCTCAGTCGCTTTTACCGCGATGGGTGTGGTATGATCGCTATCATTTCCCCATTGAGCCACATCCAGGAAGTGGACACCCCAATCGGTAATGTACCCAGGCGCATACTGGTCGATCCAACGAAAATTGAAGTGGCACCTCGCGGGAGTATAAGGCGCATCGGCGGTTGGCCCTTTCCACATCTCATAGTCAAAATGATCAGGCACCGTCTCGGGTAATTCCAAACCTGTAAACCCACCACGGATACGAAACTCCCCAAGCACCCCTACTTCGATGGATTTCAGTTCGCCAATATATTCATTTTGAACCAACTCACAGGCCCAGCGGGTATAGAGTCCGGATCGACGCCAGGTTCCACATTGCAGCACCCGTTTGTTCTTTTGGACGACGTCACTCACCACACGCCCCTCCCGTATACTGGCCGCCAGGGGTTTCTCACAATAGATGTCTTTCCCTGCATTGGCAGCTGCAATGGTGATGTATGAGTGCCAGTGATCAGGCGTGGCAATCATGACGGCATCGATATCTTCACGCGCAAGCACCTGCCGAAAATCTCCATAACCGTCGGATGGTTTTAAACCGGCAATTTCAATGGCATTGGCGCGGTGCTTTTCATCCACATCACAAATCGCCACCACCTGAACCCGTTCATCCTGCAGAAAAGCTTTCAGATTGTTCGTGCCCATATTCCCGGTACCTATGCATGCCAACGTTATGCGTTCACTAGGAGCAGGACGTTCATCATCTCCCAAAACAGAAGAAGGAACGATCAACAGCCCCGATGAAAAGGCAGCTGATGTTTTTAAGAATGATCTACGGGAGGAATTCATAAGAGACACGAAACTCGCTTCCTCCTTATACAACACCCAGTAGCGCTATGAGTGAACTAAAAAAAGTAACCTCAGTTTCGCTTCTTCATCTCCACGAACCACTCCTTCCCAATCCGACCCTCAAAAGAGTCGATGGGACGTTCGATTCGCGTGATCTCAAAATACTTTTCAAAGTGATGCATGATATCTTCCTTGGTCGTTCGGAAAGGAGGTCCCTCTTCAGCATCGGTTTCATAAAATAACCCGACCAGTCGACCATCCTGCTTCAACAACTTCTGCATCACTTCGGCATAGCCAGGTCGCATTTCCAATGGAATAGCACAAAAACAAGTATGCTCCAGAACCACATCAAAGGAGTTAGCATGATCTTCAGGCAGACTGAAAATATCCCGCTGCAATGCGCTGACAGGTAAGTCCCCCATTCTGGAGCGAAGCCCTTCTATGGCTCCCTGCGCAAAATCCACAGCCGTAACTTCGTAGCCAAGACGAGCCAGAAAAAATACTTCATGCCCCAAGCCACAGCCAGGCACCAGGACCCGACTGCCTTTGCCAAACGGTTGCTCTTTCAGGAAGCTTACAAAGGACGGAGCCGGGACACCCTTGTCCCACCCCAAATCATTCTCGTCGTAGATAGCCTGCCAATAAGCAGCGTCTTTTGGCGTGTGATCTTCACTCATAGTTGTGGGAGAGATAGTAGAGCGTCTGAGGAGCAGGACAAAAGTTTTATTACAATTAGGCGTAGTATAGTTCAGAGCTCGCTCAGTTTTCATGGTAAAAGATCCAAGATATCAGATCTTCTGATACTATTCGCCCGATTCGGCACTCCCCCTGCTTGATGGCAAGACATGAACCTTAGTCGAACTTTGCGCATCCTGTTATTTCTCAGCCTGATTGTTTCCGTCTGCTTGCCTGGGTCGGGCGACACCTGGATACGCTCAAATATAATCCTAACGCTGGCCGACGGTGAAGCCGAACCTGTAGACGGATTCCTCCACATCGGTGACGATGGTACCCTCATTTCAGTCTTAGCCGGCGAGCCAAAACCAGCCACCGATGACAAGGTCGTAGATGCGACAGGAAAGATCGTCATTCCTGGCTTCCTGTCAGGCCACAATCATCTGTGGCAAAGCGCCTTCAGAGGAATCGCCTCAGATAAAGAGTTATATGGTTGGCTCGAGAACCTTCACTGGACCTACGGAGAGCATTTCCAAAAGAGGGACATGTACTACTTCACCTTATACGGTGCACTGGACCAACTGATGCATGGCATCACCACTACTTTGAATCATTCACAAAACGTTGCGCCGACCTATGAGGACTACATGGAACAATTTGAAGCGGAAATGGATGCCGGTCAGCACTTTCTATTTTCCTATATTCTGGACGCCAATGAAGATTCCCAAATCGTCAGAAAAGCTAAACTGATTGATCTGATAGACGATACCGAAGCACTGACTACCCCCCACCCTTGCCTGGACTTCGGCATTCATGGAACCGGGATGTACTTCAGTCTCGATCGTCACAAAGAGGAGATTGCCGTCGCCAAAGAACTCGGACTCGACATGCAGGTTCACTACCTGGAGGAGAAAGCTCAATCGCTGGGAGATGGCCAGGCCAAGTTCAATGACTATTTCGCAAAAGACGGTCTCTGGGATGGGCTTGTATACGCCCATTTCATCCATGTGACGGACAACATCTTGACTAGCTCCATCGATGCTGGCGCCAAAATGGTTTGGAACCCTCTTTCCAACGGGCGACTGGCATCGGGATTGGCAGACATCACCAAATATCTGGACGCCGGCTTAGCAGTAGGAATGGGCGTCGATGGGGCCGCCAGCGCAGATATCTGCGATCCATTTCAAAACATGCGGATGGGTATGTACGCTCTGAGGATGCGAGACTCCAGTGCGGATGCCATGTCCTGCTACGATATCCTCCGCCTGCACACACTGAAAACAGCAGAAGTCCTGAAGGTTGACGATCGGGTCGGAAGTTTGGAAGCAGGCAAACTGGCCGACTTTCTCATTATTGAACCTTCCACTCCCATTTTCGATCCCTACGCAACCCTCGCCATGGCGACCAGCGCCTCGGACGTCGAAAGCGTCTGGGTTCGCGGGAAACAAAAAACCCAATCAGGCAAATTGCTAACCCACGATCTTAAAGCGATCAAAACGGAAGTCTCATCCCGCGTAGCTCGGATCAAGCAGGCAGCCGATACGACTCCCTAGGCACAGACCAATTGATTCGAAAAATCAGGCCAATACAGAGAAGTCCGCCATTGAAAAGTATAGGACAAGCACGAAGACCACGATACCGATACCGACTGGTTTGGCATACTTCCAGGGCGTGAGGTCCACATCACCGGAATGCGTGTGTTCCCAATCCTGTGGAAGTGGTTTCGCTTTACTCATGATAAACTGGAAGAGCATCAGAGCCCCGAATACAAGTCCGAGGAAATGAAAGTCATGAACCTTTTGCGCAAGCCCCGTAAAAGGTGGCACGAAGTAACCCAGAATGAGCATGGAGCATCCCGCAACCAGAGCAATGTTTGCCGCCAAAGCAGAAGCTCGTTTGAAAAGGAAGCCGGCAAGTACCACAGAGAATATAGGAATGAAGTAGAGACCATTCATCTTTTGCAGGTAACCGAAGATACTCTCCTGCCCTGCCAACAGTGGCGCAGTGCACATGGCAAGGATAGCCATAAAAGTTCCAACGAGCTTTCCATTCCGTATGACTTTATCTTCGTTGGCTTCATCGTGTTTGATCCAATGCTTGTAGACTCCCAATGAAAACAAAGTAGCGGTGCTGTTCAGGGCTGAGTTAAAGGAACTCAAGATGGCACCCACCATGACGGCAGCAAAGAATCCAGCCAACCAGGATGGCAATACGTCCCGGACCAAGGTACCATAAGCTTCATCCGCTCGGAAACCCACCTGATCAGAATACAGGTGAAATGCGATGATTCCAGGAAGTACCAAAATGATGGGAGCAATGACCTTCAGGATACCAGCAATCAGGACTCCCTTTTGACCTTCCTTCAGAGACGTCGCGCCAAAGGTCCGTTGAATGATTTGCTGATTCGTCGTCCAGTAAAAGAGATTTAGCAAAAGGACTCCGGTGAACAAGGTACTGAACGGAACAGAAGATTCGCTCCCCCCGATACTGTTAAACTTCTCCGGATGGGCCTCTTTCATTTCTCCAAGCGCCTGGAAGATGCCGCCATCATTCACTGCATAGAGTCCAAAGACAGCGATCATAATTCCACCGACCAGTAATCCGAAACCATTGATCGTATCCGAGACCGCAACCGTACGTAAACCACCAAAAATCGCATAAATGGATCCCACGATTCCAATGAACCACACGGTCATCCACAGAATGGTCGAATCATTTTGAATTCCAGTAAGCTCCTTCAGGTCCAGAATCCCGGCAAGTCCGGTAGCACCGGTATAGAGAATGATGGGTAATAGAATACCCGCATAAGCTATGATGAAGATCACACTCGTGATGGACCGGGTAGTCCCATCAAACCTCCGCTCCAGAAACTCTGGAATGGTGGCAATGCCACTCCGCAAGTACTTGGGCAGAAAGTAGAGAGCCATCAAAACCAAAGAGGCCCCAGCAATCACTTCCCAGGCCATGACGGCAACACCGTCCGTGAAAGCGGCTCCATTCAAACCCACCATCTGCTCGGTGGATAGATTTGTCAGCATGAGTGAACCGGCAATAAAACCGCCAGTCAGCGTCCGCCCAGCAAGGAAGTAACCTGTAGAGGTCCCGTGGTCATCCTTGCGAGTCAACCGCCAGGTAATAAAGCCAACAAGCCCGGTAAAAAATAAGAAGGTAAGTATAGTCATAGTTTGGTTAGAGAGTCTGGGGTTTCAGCAATGTCTACCCTCCAGAGGGTTGGCCGGTCAAGGACGCGCATTTCATGACCGTCCAGTGAAACCAGCTAACATCCCCTCTTACGCATTGCCCAAGTTTTAAAACTACCTGTATCTTCACACCCAATTTCAAATTAAGATCATCCTATGCCCCAATTAAACGAAAAGAAAGCACTCGTAACAGGAGGAGGCACCGGCATTGGCCAGGCCATCGCCATCGACCTGGCTAAAGCAGGAGTCGAAGTGACCATTTGTGGTCGGCGCGCCGCGCCGTTGGAAGACACGGTAAAGCAAATTGAAGCCGAGGGCGGCAAAGCGAGGTTCCTGTTATCCGACATGGCCGATCCAGATTCCATCGAAGCGCTTGCCCAAGACGTTCTCGACGATGGCGGTGTCGACATACTCGTCAACAATGCAGGATTCAGCTCAAAGGTCCGCAGCGCGCGCTATGTCGGAGCCGAAGAGTGGCGAGCAGTCATGGACGTCAACACCATGGGCCCGGCTATGCTCACCCAACAACTTCTCGATCCCATGATCGAAAAAAAGAGTGGCGATGTGGTTTTGATTTGTTCGATGGCCGCCATCACACCAAGCCCGGTCGCAGGTGCCGCCTACAGCTCAGCTAAGACTGCAGCTAAAGCCTATATGAACGTGCTGCAACAGGAGGTGAAGCCATTCGGTATTCGTTGCCTGACAGTGTGCCCTGCCGAGGTGGATACACCCATCCTGAAAAAACGGGCCCGGGTACCCAACGAGGAAGATCGGCAAACTATGATCCAACCGGAAGATGTATCCGCCGCTGTTCTCATGACTGTATCCCTACCCCATCGAACCACCGTTTCAGAAATCGCCATCGCCACCACCATCAAACGCGACATGACCGCCGACCTGGAAGCGGCGTTAACCAAACAAACACCAGAAGACTGATTCGATCGTGACTTGCACCATCTGGCAATTTCCACTTTTAATACAGCTTCTCAGAATTTAGGCTCCGTCCAATCTAAGTGCTCGTGGAGAAAACGAAAGGTGCCCTCCCCATTAATGGTATGCGGACCGTTAAAGAATTCGATGTCCGTACGCTCAGGAATACCTAGTTCAGCGTAAAGGCGACGAACCTTGGCGTATTCGTAAGCAACCCACTCATCCGGCGCCACCTGATCATAGTGGCCTCGTTCGACCATAAAAGGTCTTGGAGCCATCATGGCCGCCAACTCGGCGTCGCCAAACTCCTTGAGCAAACCCATGACATTTCGATAAATCGGTTCCTGCCAAAGGCCTTCTCGTTTCCCGAAGTAGCCACCGACCAGGGTGGAATCAATGCGCGTATCCAAAGCACCACTATACAAGGCCAGCATGCCTCCTTCTCCATAACCGAAGACACCAATATTGAGATCGCTCCCAACGGATCCTGCCGAATACCAATCCACTAATCCAAGGATTTTTTGCAGCTCGTAACCCATTAGATGACGTCCCATCTCAAAGGCCTGGCGGTAAATCCACTCTCGATGAGGTTGGTTGGTGAAGTAGTTGAGCGATTCGTTCCCCGACCAGGTATCATCGCGACTGATCAAAGCAGGCACAACGACCTCATAACCCTGCTCAGCTAAGCGTCGGGCAAACTGATTCTTTGATGGTAACCCGGGAGCCAATCCAGCCACCATCTCCGGGGTTTGATCGGCATCCGAAATGGCAATCACAAAGCCTTTGATGCGCTCCATCATCTGCCAAATCACCCCCTGAGTAATTCCAGAAATGATGCCATCCACCTTTATAGATATTGCGATGCCAATCACGGAACTCCGCCGGTCCATGCCATTCGTTCCAGTCAAAGTCTCGTGGTTGATCGCCTGCATCACCCAGGGTAAACGGACCTCTCGGTTTCAGGTTGTACACTTTCACAAGCCGTATGTCCCCCAGCTTTCCTCCTCTAATGTAATCGAGTGCGGCATGATTATAGGGAGCACTACGATTTCGCGTACCCACCTGAAGGATACGATTCGTCATTTTTGCAACTTTGGCCATTTGCTGGCTTTCCCAAATATTGTGCGCGTGAGGTTTCTCTACATAGACATCTTTCCCGGCCTGCATAGCCAAAATCGCGGCCGGGCCATGCCAGTGATCCGGCGTGGCAATAATGACCGCATCGATACTGGCGTCATCAAACACCTGACTCATCCTACTCATGGCCTTGGGTTTCTTCTTATAATACGGAGCCAGGAACGCCGCTACTTCATCAATCTTGGCTGGATTTAGATCACAGAGGGCGACCAACTCACCCCCCTATTGAATCATATTGTAGCTTACGACCCTTCCTCGACCCCCACAACCAATCGAGGCAAAGCGCACGCGCTCATTGGCTCCAAGGACCTGAGACCAGGCAGAAGTGCTAAAGGTAAAGGCCGGTGCTGAGGCCGCAGCCGCAGCTATAAAAGTTCGCCGATTCATGTGCTTATTTTTCATGGGGTATATCTAGGGCTTATTAATGACTGATAGAGCTAAACAAAGATACAAATCCTCATTTACCTTCCTCGATCTATTTAGAAGTGTTCAGTTCTCATAGACCTCTTAAATATAAACTTCGATTCTCGGTTGTAGGCAATATGAAATCAACCATCGCCCGTGAACTGAATAGAAAATAGTGAAACGAATGAGGGGAATCGCATCTTAACCCCTGAAAGTTGAAGCGATGAAAACACGAATTAATACACTCAGCGCTCAATCGTTAGAAGCGCGCTATCGATCAGCTTCAGGGAACTGGTCAGGGTTCCGTCAGGATAGTAGGCATACCAGGCTTCTTCATCGGGATCGTATTTGGAATAGCCTACGATATCGAGTACCTGAAAGGACTTGGGAAACTGGTTGTCGATCTCCACTTTGTAGATCACTGAGGGTTGATCGGCATGGAACTCATTGCCGTCTTCAGCTTCATTAACTTCAATGACCAGGTAGAACGGTTCCGTATTTCTCTCGGGTAAAATGTAATCGGCAGGATCAAAGGAACTGTTGGGTGTCGCACGTGCCATGGCATGGAATTCATCTTCTCCCAATTCTTTGGCTTCCTCCCATTCCAGTTTCGCGTCTTCATACTCTTCTACTTTCCACCCCCAGTAAGGAAGCTCTTCGATCGATTCACTGCTATGGAGCGTCTTTATGTGATAAGACGATTGGTTTTCGAGCCAGATGGCTATGCTGGGGGGAGCCTCGCCATCATAACCGTCGCCGGCCCTGACATCCAGCTGGAGCTTGTAGTTGGGAGCGGGTGTGTAGTTATAGAGCATCCCATCGTCTCTCATTTCAAAACGATCGAGGGCGGCTCCCACATTCTGACTTAAGCCCTGAATCATCTGGATCGGTTTAGGGCGTCTCAAAAAAAGCGTAACCAACAAAACCGTAATGAGCAGAGAAGGGATGACATACCGAGCTTTAAAGCTTCTCCGCATGCCTCTGAAGTTTTGTTTCACATGGCCAACCACCAGACCAATCAGAACGAATCCCATAAGCGCATGCAGCCCGACCACCAAAATCGAAAACGGCTGAAAAAAGGCCAGCAAGCCGGATACGGATGTGACCACAAAGGTCATCGCCGCCAGCAGGATTACGATTTTATGCTTCGTGTTCAAACGATTGCGGAGAACGACCTCTTCTTAGACGAGCGGTACCACCGCGTTATGAGCTTTTAAATTCTGACGGATATCCGCAAGAGCCACGTTTGCAGGTGAGGTTTTCTTGCTCGCTGCCAAAACTGCCGCGACGGCTGCCGCCTGCCCCATCCCCATACAGGAGGCCTGGACACGTGCCGCCGAGTTGGCCAATCGATCACTCGATAGGCAGCGCCCGGCCACCATAATATTTTTCGAGCCCTTCGGAATGAGGGCCCCTCTCGGAATAGTCGGCACCGTACCGTGAGAAAGCGGCTTAGGTTTCACCCCATGCTCGTCGTGTAAATCGATCGGGTAGAAGGAATAACTCAGGGCGTCATCAAAAACTCTGCCCGAGGTGTAATCGTTCACCGTCACCGTCTTCTCTCCTACAATGCGGTAGGTTTCACGGCTGGCGGTTTCGTTCATCATCCTATCGATGGTTGCGTTTTCGCCCCCGGGTATAGTCTTCATGAACTTGAGCATGCGCAGGACGTGCTTACGACCGGCCAAATTGGTTTGGGTTTGTGTGGCGGCGGTGGAGGAGTCGGCGCCGAAGATGTGGTTGCTGCCACTCCCTCCCCTGATCGGCGCCATCGCATTGCCTCTCCAGGTATCCCCTTTCTGAAGCCTGCCGTCTTCGATAGCCTCATCATACATTTTCTGGATGAGAGCCGCGTTCTCTTTAATGACCTCATGGTCAAAGCCCTTGAAGACAACCATTTGCGTTCCTGGCTGGCGAACATCGCTCCACATTCGCTCAAGGCCCAGCATGTCGACAACCGAAGCACTACCCGTGCAGTCAATGATTTGGCGACAGCGCAATTGGTACTGTACCCCTTGCCCCACTACATCAACCAGCCAGCCACCTTCGGTTTTCTCGATCTTTTGAGGGAATTGATAGTAAGCCAGCGAAACTCCGGCTTCCAAACAGGCCTCCTCCGCGAGCAAGGCATACAGGTGTGCGTTAATGCGAACTTGGTGCTGTGGATGACTTTTTGGTACTTTGGAAAAATTCGGAAGTTCTTTCCCATCGATCTCCACCGATTTCGCAACCAGCTCCCAACCGATTCCAGCAATGTATTGCTTTCCCCAGGCATGAAAAAGACCGGGAAAATTAACCCCACCCGTAGTGGTGGTTCCACCCAGTTGCGAGTTGCGCTCCAGCAACACGGTTTTCGCTCCCAGACGGCCCGCTTGAATAGCGGCCACATGACCGGCAGAGCCACCACCCACGACCAACACATCCACATCCAGAACATCCGGGCTTTTCGGATCCACAGAAGGCAGATTCTGAGCACTTGCTTTATGCACCAGGCCGGAGGCTGCTAAAATGGCAGTGCCTGCTATCTGGCGTTTAATAAACTGACGACGATCCATAGGGTATAAAAATTAAGATTACTGATGCATGCTTAGCTTAAATCGATCGATCTGCAATTGTTGTTTCGGGACCCTGGACATAAGGCGGATGAGCTTGAGTCCTGGTTGATCAAACCTAACCACCCCGACCGAAACGTCTTTGAGGCCACCGCTGGCGGGCTCAACCGTGCCGACTGTTTTCATTGGATATCCGGTGTCCGCCTGAGCGGCGGCGTTCTCCACAGTGTCAACCAGCACAGACGTCGTCCCACCCACTGAGAGGGTCGCCGCCAGCTCGTAAGCTCCGGGCTTTTGAATATCCAATACAAAATCAATATAGCTACCGGCACCCTTGTTCAGGTCGGCGCATACGGCTTTCCCCTGGGATGCTTCGGAGTGGTCCAGCGGGTAGTGAAAGTTGCCGCGCTGCCCG
This genomic stretch from Opitutia bacterium ISCC 52 harbors:
- a CDS encoding Gfo/Idh/MocA family oxidoreductase — translated: MVALCDLNPAKIDEVAAFLAPYYKKKPKAMSRMSQVFDDASIDAVIIATPDHWHGPAAILAMQAGKDVYVEKPHAHNIWESQQMAKVAKMTNRILQVGTRNRSAPYNHAALDYIRGGKLGDIRLVKVYNLKPRGPFTLGDAGDQPRDFDWNEWHGPAEFRDWHRNIYKGGWHHFWNYSGGDLADDGAHQRLCDCHFGCRSNPGDGGWIGSRVTIKESVCPTLS
- a CDS encoding methyltransferase domain-containing protein → MSEDHTPKDAAYWQAIYDENDLGWDKGVPAPSFVSFLKEQPFGKGSRVLVPGCGLGHEVFFLARLGYEVTAVDFAQGAIEGLRSRMGDLPVSALQRDIFSLPEDHANSFDVVLEHTCFCAIPLEMRPGYAEVMQKLLKQDGRLVGLFYETDAEEGPPFRTTKEDIMHHFEKYFEITRIERPIDSFEGRIGKEWFVEMKKRN
- a CDS encoding SDR family oxidoreductase translates to MPQLNEKKALVTGGGTGIGQAIAIDLAKAGVEVTICGRRAAPLEDTVKQIEAEGGKARFLLSDMADPDSIEALAQDVLDDGGVDILVNNAGFSSKVRSARYVGAEEWRAVMDVNTMGPAMLTQQLLDPMIEKKSGDVVLICSMAAITPSPVAGAAYSSAKTAAKAYMNVLQQEVKPFGIRCLTVCPAEVDTPILKKRARVPNEEDRQTMIQPEDVSAAVLMTVSLPHRTTVSEIAIATTIKRDMTADLEAALTKQTPED
- a CDS encoding amidohydrolase family protein translates to MNLSRTLRILLFLSLIVSVCLPGSGDTWIRSNIILTLADGEAEPVDGFLHIGDDGTLISVLAGEPKPATDDKVVDATGKIVIPGFLSGHNHLWQSAFRGIASDKELYGWLENLHWTYGEHFQKRDMYYFTLYGALDQLMHGITTTLNHSQNVAPTYEDYMEQFEAEMDAGQHFLFSYILDANEDSQIVRKAKLIDLIDDTEALTTPHPCLDFGIHGTGMYFSLDRHKEEIAVAKELGLDMQVHYLEEKAQSLGDGQAKFNDYFAKDGLWDGLVYAHFIHVTDNILTSSIDAGAKMVWNPLSNGRLASGLADITKYLDAGLAVGMGVDGAASADICDPFQNMRMGMYALRMRDSSADAMSCYDILRLHTLKTAEVLKVDDRVGSLEAGKLADFLIIEPSTPIFDPYATLAMATSASDVESVWVRGKQKTQSGKLLTHDLKAIKTEVSSRVARIKQAADTTP
- a CDS encoding solute:sodium symporter family transporter: MTILTFLFFTGLVGFITWRLTRKDDHGTSTGYFLAGRTLTGGFIAGSLMLTNLSTEQMVGLNGAAFTDGVAVMAWEVIAGASLVLMALYFLPKYLRSGIATIPEFLERRFDGTTRSITSVIFIIAYAGILLPIILYTGATGLAGILDLKELTGIQNDSTILWMTVWFIGIVGSIYAIFGGLRTVAVSDTINGFGLLVGGIMIAVFGLYAVNDGGIFQALGEMKEAHPEKFNSIGGSESSVPFSTLFTGVLLLNLFYWTTNQQIIQRTFGATSLKEGQKGVLIAGILKVIAPIILVLPGIIAFHLYSDQVGFRADEAYGTLVRDVLPSWLAGFFAAVMVGAILSSFNSALNSTATLFSLGVYKHWIKHDEANEDKVIRNGKLVGTFMAILAMCTAPLLAGQESIFGYLQKMNGLYFIPIFSVVLAGFLFKRASALAANIALVAGCSMLILGYFVPPFTGLAQKVHDFHFLGLVFGALMLFQFIMSKAKPLPQDWEHTHSGDVDLTPWKYAKPVGIGIVVFVLVLYFSMADFSVLA
- a CDS encoding Gfo/Idh/MocA family oxidoreductase, which codes for MNSSRRSFLKTSAAFSSGLLIVPSSVLGDDERPAPSERITLACIGTGNMGTNNLKAFLQDERVQVVAICDVDEKHRANAIEIAGLKPSDGYGDFRQVLAREDIDAVMIATPDHWHSYITIAAANAGKDIYCEKPLAASIREGRVVSDVVQKNKRVLQCGTWRRSGLYTRWACELVQNEYIGELKSIEVGVLGEFRIRGGFTGLELPETVPDHFDYEMWKGPTADAPYTPARCHFNFRWIDQYAPGYITDWGVHFLDVAQWGNDSDHTTPIAVKATEVGRRYKGIYDAPESFRIEYLYKNGVKMTMFSTDDPEKLGIKLIGTDGWVFTQDKVFKTCPENLRTTRIQNSDKRLYVSTNHHRNFIDSVKSRHATAAPVEVAHRSATCCHMGAIAAEQMGTDLAFDPVAEKFTNNELGNSLLKRPMRDEWSIYSD
- a CDS encoding dienelactone hydrolase family protein, which produces MIAISDADQTPEMVAGLAPGLPSKNQFARRLAEQGYEVVVPALISRDDTWSGNESLNYFTNQPHREWIYRQAFEMGRHLMGYELQKILGLVDWYSAGSVGSDLNIGVFGYGEGGMLALYSGALDTRIDSTLVGGYFGKREGLWQEPIYRNVMGLLKEFGDAELAAMMAPRPFMVERGHYDQVAPDEWVAYEYAKVRRLYAELGIPERTDIEFFNGPHTINGEGTFRFLHEHLDWTEPKF
- a CDS encoding aminotransferase class I/II-fold pyridoxal phosphate-dependent enzyme, with product MTPQFTQLVDSLPATIPFVAPEAIERQVGVPIRVRVGANESAFGISPKAAQAMNVALNRISHYNDPESHDLKEALAEHHGLTVGEICVGAGIDDLLGLAVRVFLGAGDTGVGSFGSYPTFHYHVSGFGAQCKTVPYLDTGYNDLEALINAAHQESAKLVYLANPDNPAGTWFSADDLNPFVQRLPENCALILDEAYIEFAPEGTAFPIEDLDPRIMIMRTFSKAYGMAGARVGYTIASPEIITAFDKVRLHFNVNLVAQAGALGSLQDPGFVTSVVEEVERGRNEYEALAQSLGIPTLPSATNFVTFDCENQPRAQTILDALALQGVFIRKPGAPPLDRCIRITVGSPEERKMFSEVLPSVLAQVDNS